The genomic region TAGACGCTCGCGGTTGACTTATAGAATCCGCGCTCGATCTTGAAGAACGGCGGAATCGAGAGGGCGAAGATTCCGCCAAACGCCAGTTCACCGAACACCAGCAGAAAACACGCGGCAAACCGGGTCACTCTCGGCCCCCGAACTGACAGAACCTAAGGCCGCGCATGGGCGTTGCCGCCCAGCGAGCGGCCGTTTGCGCGGAAGCAGGGTTAAATGAAATAAAAAGCACGGATGCTCGCGCTGGAGTCATTAGACAATTCACGACGCGGCACTATAATGCGAATTGACGAGCTTGGGGAGCTGACAGGAGAGACATGCGCTCATTAACACTCGCGAAACTCGTGGCTATCGGGCTGGCGCTCAACTTTTGTGCTTGCGGCGCGATCGAAGCGCAGCGACAGGCCGAGGAAGCAAAGAAACAGGAATTCGTTCAACGGGTCGACACCGCGCACGTGTGGGTAACGACCGGAGAACCGCCTGCCGGTAAGCCGTACAACAAGCTCGGTGAGCTAAAGTATACCGAGCCCTTTACGCCGGATGCCATTGATGCGGCAAAGATGCAGGACAGGCTCAAGGCGATGGCGCTCCAGAAATATCCTGACACGGTAGACGCCGTCATCAAGGAAGACAGCGAAGTTTCTGCGGATGGGTCCACAGTGACGGTGAGCGCGGAAGCGATTCAGTACGAGTCATCGACTGATCGCAACGCCCTACACCACATGAACGAAGGCCTGGTCGCTTCACCCAGCGGCAACTAATAAGCCCCTTATTCGCCTTACGTTGCGGGCGCCGCGGATAATTTTCCGTCGGCGCCTGTTTGTTTTTCAGGTTCTCGAAGTCTTGGATACCGCGGGCATCACTGCGCGGGTTGAGCGAGCATCGCGTCCAGTTCTCCGCGAGCATCAAGGGCGCTCAGCTCGTCATAACCGCCGACAATTTTTCCGTTGATGAAAACCTCCGGTACGGTGCGCCGCCCGCCCGAAAGCTCGATCATTTTTTCGCGCATCGCGTCGTCATCGGTCACATCGATTTCCTCGAAGGCGATGCCTTTGCGCTTGAGCAGGCTCTTGGCGCGGATACAAAACGGGCAGTAGTTAGTGGTGTAGATTTCGACTTTGGCCACGTATTAGTCCCTTCGTCATCATTAAGGCTTACGCGGAGCACGGAGTCCATACAGTGGAGCAGGCCTTTGGAGAGGCTAGCGGCGCTCAGCTCTGTGGTTAGCGTCAGATGCGTCTGCCGCAGGCTCACCCGATCCACGGACGCCCGACAGTTCCTGCCTCGCGCGTGTCCGCGTAAATTTGCTTGAGTCTCGACGGAGGTACGCCTAGCAGATAGAGGCCGCGGATGGCCCACATTCGCAGGACCGTGCGGGCGAGGCCGGCGCGGCGCCATCTGCGCGCGGAAGTGGTAACCCGTGAGCGCAGGCAGGCGACCCCGCCGACCCGTTTCAGTCTGCGAGAGAAATCGAGATCTTCGCACAGATCGAAGTCCGGAAATCCGCCGAGCGACTCGAACACCGAACGGCGAACGAAAATCGCCTGGTCACCGGTGGCCGTCCGGGTGATTCGGGACCGAAGGCTGATCAAGTCTCCGATTAGGCGATAGACAAAGCTCGAATCATCCAGCTCGATGTCGAACCGCCCGCCGACGATGCCCGATTCTCCCAAGGCATCGAGGATGTCTTTTTCGAAAGAGTATGGAACCCAAGTGTCCGCGTGTACGAAGGCCAGGATCTCGCCCGATCCGAGCGCCGCACCCGCATTCATCTGGCGCGCGCGTCCGCGCGAGGCGCCGACGACCCGGTCGGCAAACTTGCGCGCGACATCGACAGATTGATCAGTGCTGCCACCGTCGACGACTACGATCTCGGCGTTGGGGGCGCCCGTACGAAGCGCTGCGAGCGTGTCACCGATGACAGACCCCTCGTTGAGCATCGGAACGACCACAGAAAGGCGACTCATGATGCGAACCGTTTCGTTAACTCGGACGAAAATCCAGTTGGCGCATGATTCCCATCAGGCCGGTAGGACACCACGGACTTGAGACATTCTGATCAATAGAC from Candidatus Binataceae bacterium harbors:
- the grxC gene encoding glutaredoxin 3, with the translated sequence MAKVEIYTTNYCPFCIRAKSLLKRKGIAFEEIDVTDDDAMREKMIELSGGRRTVPEVFINGKIVGGYDELSALDARGELDAMLAQPAQ
- a CDS encoding TIGR04283 family arsenosugar biosynthesis glycosyltransferase codes for the protein MSRLSVVVPMLNEGSVIGDTLAALRTGAPNAEIVVVDGGSTDQSVDVARKFADRVVGASRGRARQMNAGAALGSGEILAFVHADTWVPYSFEKDILDALGESGIVGGRFDIELDDSSFVYRLIGDLISLRSRITRTATGDQAIFVRRSVFESLGGFPDFDLCEDLDFSRRLKRVGGVACLRSRVTTSARRWRRAGLARTVLRMWAIRGLYLLGVPPSRLKQIYADTREAGTVGRPWIG